In the Bordetella genomosp. 10 genome, one interval contains:
- a CDS encoding DUF2968 domain-containing protein: MKREPLRIVGRMSVLAGVLSGLMACASAQVPAQRPAVVQVEKDARDPAAPVTPPAAAAAPLPASASAPAPTSTVAELQQLIQSRQVTELRTTYNGSYGASLLFKSEDLAYYVALFQQKNFWRVVKTPSEAQAESTYRAFAQQSAELASADIRRIKLQAEYAHNERLLAQRSAELNTLQADAALRKSQEAQVAARQEQARQETQALNEQQQDVRQQLRDLQRQIDALQAQQADVGQSAARAKRARGGR; the protein is encoded by the coding sequence ATGAAGCGTGAACCCTTGCGTATCGTGGGCCGAATGTCGGTATTGGCCGGCGTCCTGTCGGGCTTGATGGCCTGCGCCAGCGCGCAGGTTCCGGCCCAGCGTCCCGCCGTGGTCCAGGTGGAGAAGGACGCCAGGGATCCCGCCGCTCCCGTCACCCCGCCCGCCGCGGCCGCCGCGCCCTTGCCGGCGTCCGCCTCCGCGCCGGCGCCGACCAGCACTGTCGCCGAGCTGCAGCAACTGATCCAGTCGCGCCAGGTGACCGAGCTGCGCACGACCTACAACGGCAGTTACGGCGCCAGCCTGTTGTTCAAGAGCGAGGACCTGGCCTATTACGTCGCCTTGTTCCAGCAGAAGAACTTCTGGCGCGTGGTGAAGACGCCCTCGGAAGCCCAGGCCGAATCGACCTATCGGGCATTCGCGCAGCAGTCCGCCGAGCTGGCGTCGGCGGACATCCGGCGCATCAAGCTGCAAGCGGAGTACGCGCACAACGAACGCCTGCTGGCCCAGCGCAGCGCCGAGCTGAATACGCTGCAGGCGGACGCCGCGCTGCGCAAGAGCCAGGAAGCCCAGGTTGCCGCCCGCCAGGAGCAGGCGCGCCAGGAAACCCAGGCCCTGAACGAGCAGCAGCAGGACGTGCGCCAGCAATTGCGCGACCTGCAGCGCCAGATCGATGCCTTGCAGGCGCAGCAGGCCGACGTCGGCCAGTCCGCCGCGCGCGCGAAACGCGCGAGAGGCGGCAGGTAA
- a CDS encoding ABC transporter ATP-binding protein: MSWIDLGFDLAGRPEPRLRRGLAWSVAAALFESLPYACLYGALRRLTVRPPDLGLAAACAGILLACALLLILCKARANIANFGGVYALVADSRLRLADHLSALPMGRLAGQGRSQAGLAELLTGRYAHYQDITARAWGLSVANASLPVFLWLLLCAIDIRLALLAGVLGPLAFCAIPWSQRLLSGAHARLAGLREDTVAHVVEHIAGMRELRLYDPASRHLRRTLGLLRTLETQQMRTELAPAPALLVFGALLQAGLAVTAVAGAAWLAPGPGLAANDGNGGLALLAGLVVALRLFRALADLGLNLAELRHARDTLRDIRRLWAEPALPWPADGAAVATPALGFEHVSYRHPGMIRPAVDDVGGEIPAGSVVALVGPSGSGKSTLAALIARMWDPASGAIRLGGQDLRDLSPACLNRQVSTVLQDVMLFQGSIAENIALGAPEASRTRIEEAARAARAHAFIEALPQGYDTRLPPGGAGLSGGEKQRLAIARALVKDSPLLILDEATASMDPENEWEIKQALDSLTRDRTVIVIAHRLHTVRHADAIWVMEHGRIVERGRHAELIARAGLYARLWSRQREQDGTH, encoded by the coding sequence ATGAGCTGGATCGACCTGGGATTCGACCTGGCCGGCCGGCCCGAGCCGCGCCTGCGCCGCGGCCTGGCGTGGAGCGTCGCGGCGGCGTTGTTCGAATCGCTTCCCTATGCCTGCCTCTATGGCGCGCTGCGGCGCCTGACCGTCCGGCCGCCGGACCTTGGCCTGGCGGCGGCCTGCGCCGGCATTCTGCTCGCCTGCGCCCTGCTGCTGATTCTCTGCAAGGCGCGCGCCAATATCGCCAACTTCGGCGGCGTCTATGCGCTGGTCGCCGACTCGCGCCTGCGCCTGGCGGATCACCTGAGCGCGTTGCCCATGGGACGCCTCGCCGGCCAGGGCCGTTCGCAGGCGGGCCTGGCCGAACTGCTGACGGGCCGCTATGCCCACTACCAGGACATCACCGCGCGCGCCTGGGGACTGAGCGTGGCGAACGCCAGCCTGCCCGTGTTCCTGTGGTTGTTGCTGTGCGCGATCGATATCCGGCTGGCCTTGCTGGCGGGCGTGCTGGGCCCGCTCGCCTTCTGCGCCATTCCGTGGTCGCAGCGCCTGCTGTCGGGCGCGCACGCCCGCCTGGCCGGCTTGCGCGAAGATACGGTTGCCCACGTGGTCGAACATATCGCCGGCATGCGCGAGTTGCGCCTTTACGATCCCGCATCGCGGCACCTGCGGCGCACGTTGGGGCTGTTGCGGACGCTGGAAACGCAGCAGATGCGGACCGAACTCGCGCCCGCGCCCGCCTTGCTGGTGTTCGGCGCGCTGTTGCAGGCGGGCCTGGCCGTGACCGCGGTGGCGGGGGCCGCATGGCTGGCGCCCGGTCCCGGCCTCGCCGCAAATGATGGAAACGGCGGGCTGGCCTTGCTCGCCGGCCTGGTGGTGGCCTTGCGCCTGTTCAGGGCCTTGGCCGACCTGGGCCTGAACCTGGCCGAACTGCGCCATGCCCGCGACACCTTGCGCGACATCCGGCGGCTATGGGCCGAACCGGCGCTGCCATGGCCGGCCGACGGGGCGGCCGTCGCCACGCCGGCGCTCGGCTTCGAGCACGTGAGCTATCGCCATCCAGGCATGATCCGGCCAGCCGTGGACGATGTCGGCGGGGAAATACCGGCGGGCAGCGTCGTCGCGCTGGTGGGCCCTTCCGGTTCGGGCAAGAGCACCCTGGCGGCGCTCATCGCGCGCATGTGGGATCCGGCGTCGGGCGCCATCCGCCTGGGCGGACAGGACTTGCGCGACCTGTCACCCGCCTGCCTGAATCGCCAGGTGTCCACCGTGTTGCAGGACGTCATGCTGTTCCAGGGCAGCATCGCCGAGAACATTGCCCTGGGCGCGCCCGAAGCCAGCCGGACCCGTATCGAAGAAGCGGCGCGCGCGGCGCGCGCGCACGCGTTCATCGAAGCACTGCCCCAGGGTTACGACACGCGCTTGCCGCCAGGCGGCGCCGGCCTCTCCGGCGGGGAAAAGCAACGCCTGGCGATAGCGCGGGCCTTGGTCAAGGACTCGCCGCTGCTGATACTGGACGAGGCGACCGCCAGCATGGACCCGGAAAACGAATGGGAGATCAAACAGGCGCTGGACAGCTTGACCCGGGACCGGACCGTCATCGTCATCGCGCACCGGCTGCATACCGTGCGGCATGCCGATGCCATCTGGGTCATGGAACATGGCCGCATCGTCGAACGGGGCCGGCACGCGGAGCTGATCGCGCGCGCCGGACTATACGCCCGGCTTTGGTCCCGCCAGCGCGAACAGGACGGAACGCACTGA
- a CDS encoding DUF2863 family protein, translated as MPRSRSNTPPRLTRDASRLVSLALALNSSGSRVEDLFWEEQLNQAIPKLLRAGNDAPLEAALDHLAQAQPGAYEILVEQAETLTESTVIEKNGVNYDVLLFVAPVVAWTRYAIPTGPVPAPALQALTAQLHGHVLAADVRLSLLPHLVSIDQMPRTFSETWHWLQRLGSQALGAETMKPTLNAEAETANMLADTRYLVGAAAVPHGAPLFRWQEHPGEAGATRESCLAQWVEQAQPTLATLLPGCGIECLLPDAYYVNNREADRRVRPLALRAAVNWLESSVNLQPAQLRAVIAGCGETRIDEYRVSFTARNSNDVMYGCVWPLYGREDEDTEHEGANPVEEIAALLKDLGVTEVRRIPGLQPMDFCEDCGAPYFPNPLGEMVHAELPEDAQAGPAHFH; from the coding sequence ATGCCCCGCTCCCGCAGCAATACTCCCCCGCGCCTGACGCGCGACGCCTCCCGCCTGGTGTCGCTGGCGCTCGCGCTCAACAGCTCCGGCAGCCGCGTCGAAGACCTCTTTTGGGAAGAACAACTGAACCAGGCCATTCCCAAGCTGCTACGCGCCGGCAACGACGCCCCGCTGGAAGCCGCGCTGGACCATCTGGCGCAGGCCCAGCCGGGCGCCTACGAAATCCTGGTGGAACAGGCGGAAACCCTGACCGAATCGACGGTGATCGAGAAAAACGGCGTCAACTACGACGTGCTGCTGTTCGTCGCCCCCGTGGTCGCCTGGACCCGCTACGCCATTCCCACCGGCCCGGTGCCCGCGCCCGCGTTGCAGGCCCTGACGGCGCAACTGCACGGCCACGTGCTGGCCGCCGACGTGCGGCTGAGCCTGCTGCCGCACCTGGTCAGCATCGACCAGATGCCGCGCACCTTCTCGGAAACCTGGCACTGGCTGCAACGCCTGGGCTCGCAGGCGCTGGGCGCCGAAACGATGAAGCCGACCCTCAACGCCGAGGCGGAGACGGCCAATATGCTGGCCGACACGCGCTATCTGGTGGGCGCGGCCGCCGTGCCCCACGGCGCGCCCCTGTTCCGCTGGCAGGAGCACCCCGGCGAAGCCGGCGCCACGCGGGAAAGCTGTCTGGCGCAATGGGTCGAGCAGGCCCAGCCCACCCTGGCCACGCTCTTGCCCGGCTGCGGCATCGAATGCCTGCTGCCGGACGCCTATTACGTCAACAACCGCGAGGCCGACCGCCGCGTGCGGCCCCTGGCCCTGCGCGCCGCCGTCAACTGGCTGGAGTCCTCCGTCAACCTGCAACCCGCGCAACTGCGCGCCGTGATCGCCGGCTGCGGCGAGACCCGCATCGACGAATACCGGGTTTCCTTCACCGCCCGCAACAGCAACGACGTCATGTACGGCTGCGTCTGGCCGCTCTACGGCCGCGAGGACGAGGACACCGAGCACGAAGGCGCCAACCCGGTCGAGGAAATCGCCGCCCTGCTCAAGGACCTGGGCGTGACCGAAGTCCGCCGCATCCCGGGCCTTCAGCCCATGGACTTCTGCGAGGATTGCGGCGCGCCCTATTTCCCCAATCCGCTGGGCGAAATGGTGCACGCCGAACTGCCCGAGGACGCGCAGGCCGGCCCCGCCCATTTCCATTGA
- the efp gene encoding elongation factor P has product MKTAQELRVGNVIMVGKDPLVVQKAEYNKSGRNAAVVKLKFKNLLTGSGSESVYKADEKFDVVVLERKECTYSYFGDPMYVFMDEEYNQYEIEAESMGDALNYLEEAMPVEVVFYDGRAISVELPTSLVREITYTEPAVRGDTSGKVLKPAKINTGFDINVPLFCEIGDKIEIDTRTGEYRSRVN; this is encoded by the coding sequence ATGAAAACCGCTCAGGAATTGCGAGTCGGCAACGTGATCATGGTCGGCAAGGACCCGTTGGTGGTCCAGAAGGCCGAATACAACAAGTCGGGCCGCAACGCGGCCGTGGTCAAGCTGAAGTTCAAGAACCTGCTGACCGGCTCGGGCAGCGAATCGGTCTACAAGGCCGACGAAAAGTTCGACGTGGTCGTGCTGGAACGCAAGGAGTGCACCTACTCCTACTTCGGCGACCCGATGTACGTCTTCATGGACGAAGAGTACAACCAGTACGAAATCGAAGCCGAAAGCATGGGCGACGCGCTGAACTACCTGGAAGAAGCCATGCCCGTGGAAGTGGTCTTCTACGACGGCCGCGCCATCTCGGTGGAACTGCCGACCAGCCTCGTGCGTGAAATCACCTACACCGAGCCGGCCGTCCGCGGCGACACCTCGGGCAAGGTGCTCAAGCCCGCCAAGATCAACACCGGCTTCGACATCAACGTGCCGCTGTTCTGCGAAATCGGCGACAAGATCGAAATCGACACGCGCACCGGCGAATACCGCAGCCGCGTGAACTGA
- a CDS encoding DODA-type extradiol aromatic ring-opening family dioxygenase has translation MRWPTLFVSHGSPMLAVEPGRTGPALARWARALPKPDAILVVSPHWMGHGLAVSTRDRQQAWHDFGGFPQELYRLEYAAPGSPALARRVAGLLGEAGVAVHDDPKRPLDHGAWVPLRYLYPDVDVPVVQLALDAGRDAAAQYRLGQLLRPLRDENVLIVGSGSLTHNLRHVQRGHGAAPLPYVEAFQSWFARHVAARDTAALLEWETRAPGAAHAHPSDDHLMPFYVAWGAGEGAGVRLVDEVAYGALAMDAYQFGEVEETVADAEATAAAA, from the coding sequence ATGCGCTGGCCCACGCTTTTCGTTTCCCACGGCTCGCCGATGCTGGCGGTGGAGCCCGGCCGCACCGGGCCCGCGCTGGCCCGGTGGGCGCGCGCCTTGCCCAAGCCGGACGCCATCCTGGTGGTGTCGCCCCACTGGATGGGCCACGGCCTGGCCGTGAGCACGCGCGACCGCCAGCAGGCCTGGCATGACTTCGGCGGCTTCCCGCAGGAACTTTATCGCCTCGAGTACGCCGCCCCCGGCTCGCCCGCGCTGGCGCGCCGGGTGGCCGGGCTGCTGGGCGAGGCCGGCGTGGCCGTCCACGACGACCCCAAGCGGCCGCTGGACCACGGCGCCTGGGTGCCGTTGCGCTACCTCTATCCGGACGTCGACGTGCCCGTCGTGCAACTGGCGCTGGACGCCGGCCGCGACGCCGCCGCCCAATACCGGCTGGGGCAGTTGCTGCGGCCGCTGCGCGACGAGAACGTGCTGATCGTCGGTTCGGGTTCGCTCACGCACAACCTGCGCCATGTGCAGCGCGGGCATGGCGCGGCGCCGCTGCCCTACGTGGAGGCCTTCCAGTCCTGGTTCGCCCGGCACGTCGCCGCCCGCGATACGGCGGCGCTGCTGGAATGGGAAACGCGCGCGCCGGGCGCCGCGCACGCTCATCCCAGCGACGACCATTTGATGCCTTTCTACGTGGCCTGGGGCGCGGGCGAGGGGGCCGGCGTGCGTCTGGTCGACGAAGTCGCCTACGGCGCGCTGGCCATGGACGCCTATCAGTTCGGCGAGGTGGAAGAGACTGTTGCGGACGCCGAAGCGACGGCGGCAGCGGCCTGA
- a CDS encoding Bug family tripartite tricarboxylate transporter substrate binding protein, with amino-acid sequence MSFTRRHFLTATGAVALGAAAPVVRAEAAWPNRNVRLLVPYPAGGSSDIIARFVSQPLSEALKQSVIVDNRPGANGNLGAAMVVQSDDKHTLLLCDVGALVISPSVYTKLTFDPNKDLRGVSMLAYSPHILAVHPSVPVNTLAELVALSKKERLNFAVTAMGSAPHVAGVAVEQATGAKWEYVPYKGGSQAITDTIGGQTQIIMNGMLATLPHIQSGKLKAIAVSSRARMPQIPNIPTIAEQGVTGFESGTWQGLMAPTNLPEDAKARLAKEMARIMNLPDVKAKLNEQGAEVVIMPPAELDTFLAAERKRWAEVVRKGNIRLD; translated from the coding sequence ATGTCTTTCACCCGTCGTCATTTCCTGACGGCCACCGGCGCGGTCGCGCTCGGCGCCGCCGCTCCCGTCGTGCGCGCGGAGGCCGCCTGGCCCAACCGCAACGTCCGCCTGCTGGTGCCTTACCCCGCCGGCGGCTCGTCGGACATCATCGCCCGATTCGTCAGCCAACCCCTGTCCGAGGCCTTGAAGCAGAGCGTCATCGTCGACAACCGGCCGGGCGCCAACGGCAACCTGGGCGCCGCCATGGTGGTGCAGTCCGACGACAAGCACACGCTGCTGCTGTGCGACGTCGGCGCGCTGGTGATCAGCCCGTCGGTCTATACCAAGCTGACCTTCGACCCCAACAAGGACCTGCGCGGCGTCAGCATGCTGGCGTATTCGCCCCATATCCTCGCCGTCCATCCCTCGGTGCCGGTCAACACCCTGGCCGAACTGGTCGCCTTGTCGAAGAAGGAGCGCCTGAATTTCGCGGTCACCGCCATGGGCAGCGCGCCCCACGTGGCCGGCGTCGCGGTCGAGCAGGCGACCGGCGCCAAGTGGGAATACGTGCCCTACAAGGGCGGCTCGCAGGCCATCACGGACACCATCGGCGGCCAGACGCAGATCATCATGAACGGCATGCTGGCCACCTTGCCGCACATCCAGAGCGGCAAGCTCAAGGCCATCGCGGTGTCCAGCCGCGCGCGGATGCCCCAAATCCCGAACATTCCCACCATCGCCGAGCAAGGCGTCACGGGCTTCGAATCGGGTACGTGGCAGGGCTTGATGGCGCCGACCAACCTGCCCGAGGACGCCAAGGCGCGCCTGGCCAAGGAAATGGCCCGCATCATGAACCTGCCGGACGTGAAGGCCAAGCTCAACGAGCAGGGCGCCGAGGTCGTGATCATGCCGCCCGCCGAGCTGGACACCTTCCTGGCGGCGGAACGCAAGCGCTGGGCGGAAGTGGTGCGCAAGGGCAACATCCGCCTGGATTGA
- a CDS encoding ABC transporter ATP-binding protein, translated as MAFILELLRGERRLLALASVLATGAALLELMPYWLIYRMARALLAPGGTENAAILHLALAMLAASILRLLVFGAANIASHRAAFRLQRNLRARLLRHLDSVPLHALQARTGALKKTLIDDVNGLEHAIGHTLPDIVAGLALPLIAAALLASVSVPMTLLSLALLPLAAWAHARSFRGLDQLLARWHAADTQANTALLEYLRGLPTLKAHGRIASTLHGLRDSVHALAALAESVTRRTALPYATFFVALSTNLLVVLPAGLAFHASGRLDLPTLLLFVSLGAGLTAPLLRVLSAFGALQRQLGGAARIADCLALPGMTPDGARAAASATAAADMPVTTLAAAPGSDAAAAPQPWRIEMRGVRVLAPPLADAVHGRTQGGALLDDVTLTFAAGETTAIVGPSGAGKSTLLGLLTGTHEAAAGTIHIGARDLRAIAPRERQAMVAAAFQDSVLMRGSLRENLLMARPGADAGQIARVLRAAGLDEVCARLPAGLDTRLSDHGASLSGGERQRVAIARALLKDAPILVLDEATAALDADSAHAVRQGLDQLTRGRTVLMATHDLGQASRADRIVVLEQGRVAGAGKHADLLRTCPLYETLWTCHRNSTNWTLGGHGAARAAHGDPS; from the coding sequence ATGGCCTTCATCCTGGAACTCCTGCGGGGCGAACGCCGGCTGCTGGCCTTGGCCAGCGTGCTCGCCACCGGCGCGGCGCTGCTGGAGCTGATGCCCTACTGGCTGATCTACCGGATGGCGCGGGCGCTGCTGGCGCCGGGCGGCACGGAAAACGCGGCGATCCTGCACCTGGCGCTGGCGATGCTCGCGGCCAGCATCCTGCGCCTGCTGGTCTTCGGCGCGGCCAACATCGCGTCGCATCGCGCGGCCTTCCGGTTGCAACGCAACCTGCGCGCGCGCCTCCTGCGCCATCTGGACAGCGTCCCGCTGCACGCGCTGCAGGCCCGGACCGGCGCGCTGAAGAAGACCTTGATCGACGACGTGAACGGACTGGAGCACGCAATCGGCCACACCCTGCCGGACATCGTCGCGGGCCTGGCGCTCCCCCTGATCGCGGCCGCCCTGCTGGCCTCGGTCAGCGTGCCCATGACCCTGCTCTCGCTCGCCCTGCTGCCGCTCGCGGCCTGGGCCCACGCGCGCAGTTTCCGCGGGCTCGACCAGTTGCTCGCGCGTTGGCACGCCGCCGACACCCAGGCCAACACGGCCTTGCTGGAATACCTGCGCGGATTGCCGACCCTCAAGGCCCATGGGCGCATCGCCAGCACGCTCCATGGCTTGCGCGATTCGGTGCATGCGCTGGCCGCGCTGGCGGAGTCCGTCACGCGCCGCACCGCGCTGCCCTACGCCACGTTCTTCGTGGCGCTGTCCACCAATCTGCTGGTCGTGCTGCCGGCCGGCCTGGCCTTCCATGCGTCGGGCAGGCTGGATCTGCCCACCTTGCTGCTGTTCGTCAGCCTGGGCGCCGGCCTGACCGCGCCGCTGCTTCGGGTCCTCAGCGCCTTCGGCGCGTTGCAGCGCCAATTGGGCGGCGCCGCGCGCATCGCCGATTGCCTCGCGCTGCCCGGCATGACGCCGGACGGCGCGCGGGCCGCCGCGTCAGCCACCGCGGCAGCCGACATGCCGGTCACTACGCTGGCCGCCGCGCCGGGCTCCGACGCGGCCGCCGCGCCACAACCGTGGCGCATCGAGATGCGCGGCGTGCGCGTGCTTGCGCCGCCCCTGGCCGATGCGGTCCACGGCCGGACGCAAGGCGGCGCACTCCTCGATGACGTCACCTTGACGTTCGCCGCCGGCGAGACGACGGCGATCGTCGGCCCAAGCGGCGCCGGCAAGAGCACCTTGCTGGGCCTGCTGACAGGCACGCACGAGGCCGCCGCGGGCACGATCCATATCGGCGCCAGGGACTTGCGGGCGATCGCACCGCGCGAACGGCAAGCCATGGTCGCCGCGGCCTTCCAGGACAGCGTATTGATGCGCGGCAGCTTGCGCGAGAACCTGCTGATGGCGCGCCCCGGCGCGGACGCCGGGCAGATCGCCCGGGTGCTGCGCGCCGCCGGCCTCGACGAGGTCTGTGCGCGGCTGCCCGCGGGCCTGGACACCCGGCTGTCGGACCACGGGGCATCCTTGTCCGGCGGCGAGCGCCAGCGCGTCGCCATCGCGCGGGCCCTGCTCAAGGATGCGCCCATCCTGGTGCTGGACGAAGCCACGGCCGCGCTGGACGCCGACAGCGCGCATGCCGTCCGGCAGGGCCTGGACCAGCTCACTCGCGGCCGCACCGTCCTGATGGCGACCCATGATCTGGGCCAGGCCAGCCGCGCCGACCGGATCGTCGTGCTGGAGCAAGGCCGCGTCGCCGGCGCCGGCAAGCATGCGGACCTGCTGCGAACCTGCCCCTTGTACGAAACCCTGTGGACCTGCCACCGGAACAGCACGAACTGGACCCTGGGCGGCCACGGCGCGGCCCGCGCGGCGCACGGAGACCCGTCATGA
- a CDS encoding DUF1178 family protein, with product MKVFDLQCEEHGHVFEGWFASHDDYDSQQARGLVSCPVCGSGKVVKRLSAPRLNVGHFREPEAAASVPAPAPAAAPSSGSVQMARLQAAIFNQVREMVRRADNVGDRFAEEARRIHYGEAEDRAIRGTSTPEERAELAEEGIEVLGLPDIFDDERLQ from the coding sequence ATGAAAGTATTCGACTTGCAATGCGAGGAACACGGCCACGTTTTCGAGGGCTGGTTCGCTTCGCATGATGATTACGACAGCCAGCAGGCGCGCGGCCTCGTCTCCTGCCCGGTTTGCGGCAGCGGCAAGGTCGTCAAGCGCCTGTCCGCGCCGCGCCTGAACGTCGGCCATTTCCGCGAACCGGAGGCGGCGGCGAGCGTGCCCGCGCCGGCGCCGGCCGCGGCCCCGTCCTCCGGCTCGGTGCAGATGGCGCGGCTACAGGCCGCCATCTTCAACCAGGTGCGCGAGATGGTGCGCCGGGCCGACAACGTCGGCGACCGCTTCGCGGAAGAGGCGCGCCGCATCCATTACGGCGAGGCCGAGGACCGCGCCATCCGCGGCACGTCCACCCCCGAGGAACGCGCCGAACTGGCCGAGGAAGGCATCGAAGTCCTCGGACTGCCGGATATCTTCGACGACGAACGCCTGCAATAG
- the earP gene encoding elongation factor P maturation arginine rhamnosyltransferase EarP, with protein sequence MLADIFCKRVDNYGDIGVCWRLARQLTAEHGWRVRLWLDDLPAFCRLAPHADPHAERQTADGVELLAWHDAMAALPPPGDVVIEAFACDPPPAFRAAMRASRPLWLNLEYLSAEDWVASCHGLPSLQADGLAKYFFFPGFTPDTGGLLREKGLSAARDAFQRQRGAQRDFLAGLGLPAPVLAQWEAGALLATLFCYPDAPAAALPAGFRAPALLLAPEGVAPGLDGGAAAPHGPVTVARIPFLGQDDYDRLLWCADLNFVRGEDSFLRAAWAARPLVWQIYVQEENAHLEKLQAWLARYNPPAPARALIEAWNQPACADAAAGRPEVAQALAAALAPPAWDAWRARAIAWDDDYARQSSLAERLVAFCAKHREKG encoded by the coding sequence CTGCTCGCGGACATTTTCTGCAAGCGGGTCGACAACTATGGCGACATAGGCGTCTGCTGGCGCCTGGCGCGCCAGTTGACGGCCGAGCATGGCTGGCGCGTGCGCCTGTGGCTGGACGACCTGCCGGCGTTCTGCCGGCTGGCCCCGCATGCCGATCCCCACGCCGAACGGCAGACGGCAGACGGCGTCGAATTGCTGGCCTGGCACGACGCGATGGCGGCCTTGCCGCCGCCCGGCGACGTCGTCATCGAGGCCTTCGCCTGCGATCCGCCGCCGGCCTTCCGCGCCGCCATGCGCGCCAGCCGGCCCTTGTGGCTGAACCTCGAATACCTGAGCGCCGAGGACTGGGTGGCGTCCTGCCACGGCCTGCCTTCCCTTCAGGCCGACGGCCTGGCGAAGTATTTCTTCTTCCCCGGCTTCACGCCCGACACCGGTGGCCTGTTGCGGGAAAAAGGCCTGAGCGCGGCCCGCGACGCCTTTCAGCGGCAGCGCGGCGCGCAGCGCGACTTCCTGGCCGGCCTGGGATTGCCCGCGCCGGTCCTGGCGCAATGGGAAGCCGGCGCGCTGCTGGCCACCTTGTTCTGCTATCCCGACGCGCCCGCCGCGGCGCTGCCGGCAGGCTTCCGCGCCCCGGCGCTGCTGCTGGCGCCCGAAGGGGTGGCGCCCGGCTTGGACGGCGGCGCGGCGGCGCCGCATGGTCCCGTGACGGTGGCGCGGATTCCCTTTCTCGGCCAGGACGACTATGACCGCCTGCTCTGGTGCGCCGACCTGAATTTCGTGCGCGGCGAGGATTCCTTCCTGCGCGCCGCCTGGGCCGCCCGGCCGCTGGTCTGGCAGATCTACGTCCAGGAAGAAAACGCGCACCTGGAGAAGCTGCAGGCGTGGCTGGCGCGCTACAACCCGCCGGCGCCGGCGCGCGCCCTCATCGAGGCCTGGAACCAGCCCGCCTGCGCGGACGCCGCCGCCGGTCGTCCCGAGGTCGCCCAGGCCTTGGCCGCGGCGTTGGCGCCGCCCGCCTGGGATGCCTGGCGCGCGCGCGCCATCGCCTGGGATGACGATTACGCGCGGCAGAGCAGCCTGGCTGAGCGCTTGGTCGCATTTTGCGCAAAACACCGGGAAAAAGGTTAG